CGGGCCATGCGCGACGGCGGCAGCACCGGGTACAAGTCGTAGTTGCGCGCCCGTGGCATGCCGTTGAGCCACACCGCCTCTTCCAGCAGCACCTGGGACAAGCCCAGGGATACCGCACCGTTGACCTGCGCCTCGATGATTGCCGGGTTGACGATGCTGCCTGGGTCGATGGCCTGCCAGATGTCGTGCACCTTGACCTGGCCGCCCTCCAGCGAGACTTCGGCGATCACCGCCGCTTCAGAGCCGAACGGCGAGGCCATGGCCACGCCGCGGGCGCGCCGGCTGCCGTCCTCGGCGGTGAACGGGCCGCGCTTCCAGCCACCGGACAATTCGCCCACCGCCTGCAGCAGCGTGGTCAGGCGCGGATTTTCGCGCAGCAGGTGCAGGCGCAGTTCGAAGGGGTCGTGGCCGCCTTTGTCAGCCAGTTCGTCAAGGAACGATTCGTAGAAGAAGTCGTTCAGCGAGTTGCCCACCGAGCGCCAGTAACCCAGCATGGCCGGGCCTTTGACGTAGATCTGTGCGATGCGTTTGTTGGCGATGGCGTAGGCTTTGCCCGACAGCCCTTCCAGGGCGGTGGGATCGACCTTGTCGCCCTGCTTGCCGGCGATGGCCTCGGTCGGGCCTTCTGTCGCGCTGATCGCCTCGATGGCCACCGGCAGACCCTTGTCGTCCAGCCCGGCGCGGAACTTGACCACGGCCATGGGCCGCATGGCATCGCGCAGGAACTCTTCCTCGCGGCTCCAGATCAGTTTCACCGGCCGCCCCACGGCCTTGGCCAGGGCGATGGCCTGCGGGTAGGGGTTGGCCGAGTCGTACAGGAAGTGCCGGCCGAAGAAGCCGCCGAGCAGTGGCGAGTGCAGGGTGATGCGGGCTGGGTCCAGGCCGGTGCGCTTGGCGATGTCGTCGCGGAACATGTCCTGCGCCTGGTTGGGCAGCCACACCTCCAGCGAACCGTCGGGGTTGAAGCGGGCGGTGGCGGAGGGCGGTTCCAGCTGCGCATGGTTGAGGAACTGATTGTGGTAGGTGGCCTCGACCGTGGTCTTGGCGCCGGCCAGGGCGGCGGCCACGTCGCCTTCGTTCTCTTCATCGCGGCTCGGCCCGGTCTGGGCAGCCAGGTGGTCGCGCCAGCCGTCGCTGGAGAAGTCGGCGGGCATCGGCCGCACCTGGCTGTCGGCGCCGGGCGCTTGCCAGTCCACCTGCAGCGCTTCCACGGCGCGCTTGGCGTGCCACCAGCGCTCGGCGACCACCGCCACCGCGCCGGGCAACTGATGCACCGAGTGCACGCCTTTCATGGCCTTGACCTGGTCTTCGTTGCGCAGGCTGCCTACGGTCATGCCCAGGCGTGGTGCATGCTGCACGGCGGCGTGGAGCATGCCGTCGACCTTGATGTCGATGCTGTAGATCGCCTTGCCGGTGGACTTGTCTTGGGCGTCGAGGCGCGGCACCGGCTTGCCGATCCAGCGGAACTGGCCGGGGTCGCGCAGGGTGACGCTGGCCGGGTCCGGCACCGGCAGGTCCATGGCCTTGGCGGCCAGTTCGCCATAGCCCAGCTCACGGCCCGAAGCCGTGTGCACGACCTTGCCGGGTTTCGTGGTCAGTTCACTGACCGGAACACCCCATTGCGCGGCACCGGACTGCAGCAGCATGGCCCGGGCCAGGGCACCGAGGCGGCGCATGGTCGGGTAGCTCATGCGCACCGACATGCTGCCGCCGGTGATGCGCCAACCGTTTTCCATCACCACGTAGGCTTCACCCGGTGGGGCGCTGTCGACCACGAAGGTGGCGGGGTCGGCATCCAGCTCCTCGCCGATGATCTGCGCCATGGCGGTATTGATGCCTTGCCCGCCTTCCATGAAGGGGCTGAGCAGGTGCACGCTGCCGTCCGGGCGGATTTCCAGGAAGGCCGGCACCTGGGTGCCGCGTTCGGTCGTGGCGGCGGCTGCCTGAGCCCGTGCCGAACCCAGCGGCAAACCGAAGCCCAGTACCAGCGCGCCAATGGCGGTGCCCGCCAGGAAGCGTCGGCGCGACAGGTTGACGGTTTCGCCGTTGCGTAAGCGCAACAGGTCATCGGAGGAATCGATACGCGCATTCATCAGGCGTTCTCCCCTTGGGCCAGGTCGTGCACGGCGGCATGGATGGCGTTGTAGGTGCCGCAGCGGCACAGGTTGACCATGGCCGCGTCGATCTGCGCATCGCTCGGTTTGGGGGTGTGCTTGAGCAGCGCGGTGGCCGCCATCACCTGGCCGGACTGGCAGTAGCCGCACTGGGCCACCTGGTGCTCGACCCAGGCGGCGACCACGCGCTTGCCGACCGCGTCCTGCTCGATGGCCTCGATGGTGGTGATTTCGCGGCCGACCACGCCGGCCACCGGGGTGACACAGGCGCGCACCACATTGCCGTCCACCAGCACCGAACAGGCGCCGCATTGGGCCAGGCCGCAGCCATATTTGGTGCCGGTCAGGCCCAGGTCGTCGCGGATCACCCAGAGCAAGGGCGTGTCGGCGTCGGCCTCGACCTGATAGGTCTGCTGGTTGATGCGTAGTTCCATGGGCTCACCTGCTGATCATCGGTTGGTTTCGCGGCAGGGGAATACGTTGTTCCCCAATCTGGAAACGCTAGCACAGGGGCGTCGGTGCGGAACCGATCCAGCCCACGCGCCAGAGGATCAGGCAAGCAATTCGGCGGAATGCGCAAGCGCAGTCCATTGGGCCGCGCCATACCTGTAGGAGCCGGCTTGCCGGCGAAAGGGTCAGTACCGTCAACCCAGAACAGTGGCTCGCGCAGGGGGCATGGCATGTCAGGGGGCAGTGGCGGCAAGGTCACGAGACATGAGCCAGTGCGCCTCGCCCCATGCCTCGAACCGCTCCACCAGGCGCCATCCACGCTTCGCGTAGTAGGCGTGCTGGTCATGGGTATGCAGGTACAGCGTCGAGACCCCGCCGTCACGGGCGTGATGACAGATCCCTTCGATCAACCGTTCGGCGAGCCCCTGGCCACGTGCCTGCGGGCTGACGAACACGCAAGCCAGCCAGGGCCCGAGCTCCGGTCGTTCGGGCAGGTCGTCGACGGCCAATGCGGCACTGCCCAGCAACCGGTCGCCGTCCAGCGCCACCAGGCACTTCCACTTGCCATTGCGCTGCCCTTCGGCGAACTCGCATTGCCAGGCTGGCAAGGGGAAATCCTGGAACTCATAGTGGAACTGCGCGTGCAGCCATTGCGCCAAGGTGTCGCAATGGGCCATGTGGTATTCGAGCCAATCCAGGCGGGGCATCGGTAGTTCCTTTTCTTGTTATCGATCACAGGGCGGCATCATGGCGCATTTCTGGTGTCTGGTGGTGCTGTGGGGCATCTGTAGGAGCGGGTTTACCCGCGAAGACGGTAGTGTGTTCGCCGACGCATTCGCGGGTGACGTGGCATTGTTCGAGGGCCGCCGCTTTTCATCATGGCTCCGCTGTATGATGCGGGTTCCGTAGCCTTGCACGAGCCTGAACATGGACACTCACTCGCTTCTCGCCTTCACCCTGGTTGCCGCGATCGCCATCGCCAGCCCAGGCCCCGCCACGCTCATGGCGATCAACAACAGCCTGGCCCACGGGCAACGCAGCGCGGTGTGGTCGTCGCTGGGTAACGCCACCGGGCTGTTCTGCCTGTCGGCGGCGGCGATGCTCGGGCTGGGGGCGTTGCTGGCCAGTTCGGAAATGCTGTTCAACGCGGTCAAGGTCATTGGCGCCGGCTACCTGTTCTACCTCGGCACACGGCAACTGCTGAAGAAGAACCCGATGCTGGTCGAAGGCGTGGAGGAGGGCGCGGGCAAGCGCCGGCCGACACCGTTGAAACTGTACAAGTCGGCGTTCCTGACCGCGGTCACCAACCCCAAGGCGACGATGTTCTTCACCGCGCTGTTCCCGCAGTTCATCGACCAAGGCGCGGCATTGCTGCCGCAGTTCCTGATCCTCACCGGAATCTTCATCCTGCTGTCGCTGACCTCCCTGAGCCTGTACGCCGCGCTCGCCGCACGGGCCAAGGGCGTACTGACCCGGCCGTCGCTGTCGCGCTGGGTGAGCCGGGTGGTGGGCTCGACCTTCATCGGGTTTGGCGCGGCGATCCTGGCGATGCGTCGGCAGGCGGCCTGAACGACTTTTCATGACGGGGCGCCTCGCGCCCCGTACTGCAACTTCCCCGCGTAATGGTCTTGATGACCGTCCCTCTTCGAATCCCACTCTAAAGTTGTTGCCCGGTGATTCGTGTCTATTTGAAAGCGGGCATTCTGCTTTCGTCTGATTGTTCGACAATCCTTGTTTCGTGTTTTATGGAACCTGCGAGGCAGATGGGTTTGCGTAGGTTGCTATCAAAATGATGTGCAACTAATCGCCGAACTAATGACGCCAATTTTTCGAACTTTCTCAAGTTTCAAGACGAGGGCCGATAACCTGAAGTAGGCACGCCGGAAAGTTAAAAAATCCGACTGCCTGAATGCGTTAGTTGTGCAGTTCTGTCCGAATGGGTGTTGTATGTTGTACCTGCCTGCCATGTCCCGCCGTCCCGCCACGCCCAGCCGGTTGTTGCCTGCCATGGGGCTGTGTTTGTGTGCCGGTCTTGCGCACGCCGAAACCGTCGGCCCGGGCCAGGAAGTGCTGCGCCAACAGCAACAGCAGCAGACCGACCTGCAACAGTTGCAGTTGGAGCAACGCCGTCGACAACTGCAACGCGGCGCGTTTGGCCCCTCGGCGACGACACCGCAGACGCCCCAGGCCGTGACCCCCGATGCACAGTGCTGGCCACTGGCGGGCGTGCGTGTCGGTGGCGTCACGCTGATCGACCGCGCCGCGCTCAACGCCCGTATCGAGCCCCTGGTCACCCCTTGCATGGGCGTGGGCCAGATCAATCACCTGCTGGCGACCCTCACCGCGCTGTATGTCGAGAAGGGCTATATCGCCAGCCGGCCTTACCTGAGCAGCGCTCCCGCCGCAGGGCATTCGCTGGATATTCTGGTCGACGAAGGCTACCTGGAGGCCATCGAACTGGCCGACCAGCGCCTGCCGGTGTCCCTGGCCGGCGCCTTCCCCGGCATGCTGGGCGAGCCGCTGAACCTGCGCGACCTGGAGCAGGGCCTGGACCAGCTCAACCGCCTGCGTTCGGTCGACCTGACCGCCGATATCGCCCCGGGCAGCCAGCCCGGCGCCTCGCGGATCGTCTTGCGTTCACGCAGCGCCGGTCAGCCGCGGGTGGCCATGGGGCTGGGCCTGGACAACCTGGGCAGCGCCGGCACCGGTCGCGACCGCCAGGTGCTCAGCCTGAGCCTGGACAACCCGCTGGCGCTCAACGACCTGCTTAGCCTTAGCGCCAGCGACACCCTCAACCAGGGCGATCGCTACAGCCGCAATGCCAGCCTTTACTACGCCATCCCCTACGGCTACTGGACCTTCAGCCTGTTCGCCAGCCATGCCGAGTACCGCTCGCCGTTCAAGCTCAGCAGCGTCACCCTGCACAGCACCGGCATCACCGACCAGCTCAGCCTGCGCAGTGAGCGTGTGCTCTGGCGTGACCAGCAGCACCAGCTGAGCGCCAACCTGCAGCTGGCGCACAAGGAGGTCGACACGGAGTTCGCCAAGGTGCGGCTGGATGTGCAGAGCCCGACCCTGACGGTGGCCGAGGCCGGGCTCAACCTGTTCTGGCTCGACCGCGCCGTGTGGAACCTCGACGTCAACTATGCCCAGGGCCTGCGTTGGCTCGGCGCCGACGACGATGGCCGGCGCCTGAACGGTGACCTGCCCAAGGCGCAGTTCCACAAGTACCGCGCCAGCCTCGGCCAGTGGCGCAACGGCCAGCTCGGCGGGCAGGCCTGGCAATGGCAGAGCCAGCTCAACCTGCAGTACAGCCCCGACCCGCTGCCGGCCATCGAGCAGTTGCTCGGCACCGACGATTCCGCCGTGCGCGGCTATCGGGTCAACAGCATGTCCGGTGCCAGCGGAGCGATCTGGCGCAACACCTTGCGCCTGCCCCTACGCCATGACGGGCCCTTTGCGATCACCCCGCGCATTGGCCTCGACCATGGCTGGATCAAGGCCGACCACGGCGCCTCTAGCCAACGCCTGAGCGGTGCCAGTGTCGGCCTGAGCCTGGGCTACAAGGCCCTGCAGATCGATGTCGACTACCAGCGTGGTCTGACCACGCCCAGTGGCCTGCGCCACGAACCCGAAGTCTGGCTGTTCCGGGCCGGCCTGCAGATCTGACCGCGATCGCGCAGTGAATTGCAGCACCTACATGGAGAGTGACCTATGCCAAAGAACACCTTTGCCTTCCACCTTTCACCGCAGGGCAAACTGCGCTGGGCAATTGCCAGCCTGTTTCTCGTTGCCAGCCTGCCGCAGGCATTGGCCGAAGGCGTGGTAGTGGCGCCCGGCCCCGGTGGCACGGCGCAATTGCAGACCCAGGGTGGCGTGCCCATCGTCAATATCGTCGCGCCCAATGGCGCAGGGCTGTCCCATAACCAGTTCCTCGACTACAACGTCGACCGCCAGGGCCTGGTGCTGAACAACGCCTTGCAGGCTGGCAATTCCCAGCTCGCCGGCCAGCTGGCGGCCAACCCGCAGTTCCAGGGCCAGGCGGCGAGCGTGATCCTCAACGAAGTGGTCAGCCGCAACCCGTCGGCCATCAACGGCGCCCAGGAAATCTTCGGCCGCGCCGCCGACTATGTGCTGGCCAACCCCAATGGCATCTCGGTCAATGGCGCCAGTTTCATCAACACGCCCAATGCCAGCCTGGTGGTCGGCCGGCCGGAGTTGAACGAGGGCAAGCTGAGGAGCCTGACTACCCAGGACGCCAGCGGCCAACTGCAGGTGCAGGGTGGCGGGCTGCGCAACGATGGCGGTTCGGTCAACCTGATCGCCCCACGCATCGACAGCAAAGGGCGCCTGGATGCGCGTGACCAGCTCAACCTGACCGCGGGTCGCCAGCAGGTGGATTACGCCAGCGGGCAGGTCACCCACGTCGACCCAAGCGCCAACACCACCGAGCAGCGTATCGACGCCAGCTTGTTCGGCGCGATGCAGGCCGGGCGCATCAACATTGTCAGCACCGCCCAGGGCGCGGGCGTGCGTGTTGGTGCCGTGCAGGTCGAAGGGCGTGACGGCGTGCGCATCGATTCGGCCGGCGACCTGAACATCAGTGGCGCGGCCGTGGCCGACAAGCTGGAGGCAACCCGTGCCGGTGTCCACAGCAGCCAAGG
This genomic stretch from Pseudomonas entomophila L48 harbors:
- a CDS encoding xanthine dehydrogenase family protein molybdopterin-binding subunit — its product is MNARIDSSDDLLRLRNGETVNLSRRRFLAGTAIGALVLGFGLPLGSARAQAAAATTERGTQVPAFLEIRPDGSVHLLSPFMEGGQGINTAMAQIIGEELDADPATFVVDSAPPGEAYVVMENGWRITGGSMSVRMSYPTMRRLGALARAMLLQSGAAQWGVPVSELTTKPGKVVHTASGRELGYGELAAKAMDLPVPDPASVTLRDPGQFRWIGKPVPRLDAQDKSTGKAIYSIDIKVDGMLHAAVQHAPRLGMTVGSLRNEDQVKAMKGVHSVHQLPGAVAVVAERWWHAKRAVEALQVDWQAPGADSQVRPMPADFSSDGWRDHLAAQTGPSRDEENEGDVAAALAGAKTTVEATYHNQFLNHAQLEPPSATARFNPDGSLEVWLPNQAQDMFRDDIAKRTGLDPARITLHSPLLGGFFGRHFLYDSANPYPQAIALAKAVGRPVKLIWSREEEFLRDAMRPMAVVKFRAGLDDKGLPVAIEAISATEGPTEAIAGKQGDKVDPTALEGLSGKAYAIANKRIAQIYVKGPAMLGYWRSVGNSLNDFFYESFLDELADKGGHDPFELRLHLLRENPRLTTLLQAVGELSGGWKRGPFTAEDGSRRARGVAMASPFGSEAAVIAEVSLEGGQVKVHDIWQAIDPGSIVNPAIIEAQVNGAVSLGLSQVLLEEAVWLNGMPRARNYDLYPVLPPSRMARVHVRIVESGAKMGGIGEPPLPAVAPAVANAVARLTGQRVRSMPLSRHTFS
- a CDS encoding (2Fe-2S)-binding protein is translated as MELRINQQTYQVEADADTPLLWVIRDDLGLTGTKYGCGLAQCGACSVLVDGNVVRACVTPVAGVVGREITTIEAIEQDAVGKRVVAAWVEHQVAQCGYCQSGQVMAATALLKHTPKPSDAQIDAAMVNLCRCGTYNAIHAAVHDLAQGENA
- a CDS encoding GNAT family N-acetyltransferase; its protein translation is MPRLDWLEYHMAHCDTLAQWLHAQFHYEFQDFPLPAWQCEFAEGQRNGKWKCLVALDGDRLLGSAALAVDDLPERPELGPWLACVFVSPQARGQGLAERLIEGICHHARDGGVSTLYLHTHDQHAYYAKRGWRLVERFEAWGEAHWLMSRDLAATAP
- a CDS encoding LysE family translocator, encoding MDTHSLLAFTLVAAIAIASPGPATLMAINNSLAHGQRSAVWSSLGNATGLFCLSAAAMLGLGALLASSEMLFNAVKVIGAGYLFYLGTRQLLKKNPMLVEGVEEGAGKRRPTPLKLYKSAFLTAVTNPKATMFFTALFPQFIDQGAALLPQFLILTGIFILLSLTSLSLYAALAARAKGVLTRPSLSRWVSRVVGSTFIGFGAAILAMRRQAA
- a CDS encoding ShlB/FhaC/HecB family hemolysin secretion/activation protein, producing MSRRPATPSRLLPAMGLCLCAGLAHAETVGPGQEVLRQQQQQQTDLQQLQLEQRRRQLQRGAFGPSATTPQTPQAVTPDAQCWPLAGVRVGGVTLIDRAALNARIEPLVTPCMGVGQINHLLATLTALYVEKGYIASRPYLSSAPAAGHSLDILVDEGYLEAIELADQRLPVSLAGAFPGMLGEPLNLRDLEQGLDQLNRLRSVDLTADIAPGSQPGASRIVLRSRSAGQPRVAMGLGLDNLGSAGTGRDRQVLSLSLDNPLALNDLLSLSASDTLNQGDRYSRNASLYYAIPYGYWTFSLFASHAEYRSPFKLSSVTLHSTGITDQLSLRSERVLWRDQQHQLSANLQLAHKEVDTEFAKVRLDVQSPTLTVAEAGLNLFWLDRAVWNLDVNYAQGLRWLGADDDGRRLNGDLPKAQFHKYRASLGQWRNGQLGGQAWQWQSQLNLQYSPDPLPAIEQLLGTDDSAVRGYRVNSMSGASGAIWRNTLRLPLRHDGPFAITPRIGLDHGWIKADHGASSQRLSGASVGLSLGYKALQIDVDYQRGLTTPSGLRHEPEVWLFRAGLQI